A part of Planococcus sp. MB-3u-03 genomic DNA contains:
- a CDS encoding ABC transporter ATP-binding protein, protein MTNETLLSVQELKRHFDLGKDTTLKAVDGISFDIKRGETFGLVGESGCGKSTAGRTIMGLYSSTDGKVEYDGVDIHKMSDKDRFDYLRNMQMIFQDPYASLNPRSTVFEIIAEPMQVHGLYKNKKELQARVHQLLEDVGLNRDHANRYPHEFSGGQRQRIGIARALSLDPDFIIADEPISALDVSVQAQVVMLLQKLQKEKGLTYLFIAHDLSMVKYISDRIGVMYLGHMVELTTADQLYEKPLHPYTEALLSAIPIPDPDIEEARERVILEGELPSPIDPPSGCVFRTRCPHAMSICAEKKPAWQEKEPGHYVACHLYE, encoded by the coding sequence ATGACGAACGAAACTTTATTGTCCGTACAGGAACTCAAACGCCATTTTGACCTCGGCAAAGACACGACTTTAAAAGCCGTCGACGGCATTTCATTTGATATCAAGCGTGGCGAAACCTTTGGGCTCGTGGGAGAGTCGGGCTGCGGCAAGTCAACAGCCGGCCGTACCATCATGGGCTTATACAGCTCGACTGACGGCAAAGTTGAATACGACGGCGTCGATATCCATAAAATGTCCGACAAGGACCGCTTTGATTATTTGCGCAATATGCAGATGATCTTCCAGGACCCGTACGCGTCGCTCAATCCGCGTTCGACCGTCTTTGAGATCATCGCTGAACCGATGCAAGTCCACGGGCTTTATAAGAACAAAAAGGAATTGCAGGCGCGCGTCCATCAATTGCTGGAAGATGTAGGCTTGAACCGCGACCATGCCAACCGCTATCCGCACGAATTCTCTGGCGGTCAAAGACAGCGCATCGGCATTGCGCGTGCCTTGTCGCTCGACCCGGATTTCATCATTGCGGACGAACCGATCTCGGCACTCGATGTATCGGTCCAAGCGCAAGTCGTCATGCTCCTGCAAAAGCTGCAGAAGGAAAAAGGGTTGACGTATTTGTTCATCGCCCATGACCTCAGCATGGTCAAATATATATCAGACCGCATCGGCGTCATGTACTTAGGGCATATGGTTGAACTGACGACGGCCGACCAACTGTATGAGAAGCCGCTTCATCCATATACGGAAGCGTTGCTGTCCGCGATTCCAATCCCGGACCCCGACATCGAAGAAGCCCGTGAACGCGTTATCTTGGAAGGCGAACTGCCAAGCCCGATCGATCCGCCGAGTGGCTGTGTGTTCCGGACGCGCTGCCCACATGCAATGAGCATCTGCGCCGAGAAAAAGCCGGCATGGCAGGAAAAAGAGCCTGGCCATTACGTCGCCTGTCATTTATATGAGTAA
- a CDS encoding DUF2187 family protein produces the protein MAFQPHEKEVSEFVAARKIGEWISFTRNGVDVNGTIFKIMDNSVIVEISPEDAKEIGAASNMTVISHKKYKIVADQ, from the coding sequence ATGGCATTTCAACCCCATGAAAAAGAAGTATCTGAATTTGTAGCGGCCCGCAAAATCGGCGAATGGATTTCATTCACCCGCAATGGCGTCGACGTTAACGGAACCATCTTCAAAATTATGGACAACTCGGTGATCGTCGAGATTTCACCAGAAGACGCCAAGGAAATCGGCGCTGCTTCCAACATGACCGTAATTTCACATAAGAAATACAAGATTGTCGCAGATCAATAA
- a CDS encoding C40 family peptidase, producing MTQPEPTTWVCRVPVTSVWTHPDKVREVDAQGVADMPDINKWREAMNQQETKDLTESNRLQTQLLYGEPVLIEEIDGTWAKIIAPWQPSHKDERGYPGWVPLAHLKELGSAADRGYARVTADKAQLWSPERRPVAQLPFNSLLPVKDADESRVHVHTPDGDAYIEAKHVQLVPSPEQIPLGTGQSIVNAAERFLGLQYFWGGMSSLGYDCSGFSHHMLKANGLYISRDAGDQSVEGKEIDYRDSAAWKTGDLLFFAYEEGQGKLHHVGIYYGDGMMIHSPTSGKAIEITRLEGTVYDKELCAVRRFTQEETT from the coding sequence ATGACACAGCCAGAACCGACAACATGGGTCTGCCGCGTTCCGGTGACGAGCGTCTGGACCCATCCCGATAAAGTACGCGAAGTGGACGCTCAAGGCGTCGCGGATATGCCGGACATCAATAAATGGCGTGAAGCGATGAACCAGCAGGAAACAAAGGACCTTACCGAAAGCAATCGCCTTCAGACACAGCTGCTTTACGGGGAGCCTGTATTAATAGAAGAAATAGATGGCACTTGGGCAAAGATCATTGCGCCTTGGCAGCCATCCCATAAAGACGAACGCGGCTATCCGGGATGGGTGCCTTTAGCGCACCTGAAAGAACTCGGTTCAGCCGCGGATCGAGGCTATGCGCGCGTAACAGCCGATAAAGCGCAATTATGGTCGCCAGAACGCCGGCCGGTCGCGCAGCTGCCATTCAACAGCCTGCTTCCGGTCAAGGACGCAGACGAAAGCCGTGTCCATGTCCATACTCCGGATGGCGACGCTTATATCGAAGCCAAGCATGTCCAGCTCGTCCCATCGCCTGAACAGATTCCGCTCGGGACCGGCCAGTCGATCGTGAACGCGGCAGAACGATTCTTGGGATTGCAGTATTTCTGGGGCGGCATGTCGAGCCTCGGCTATGACTGTTCAGGATTTTCCCATCATATGCTGAAAGCGAACGGCCTATACATATCACGCGATGCAGGAGACCAGTCCGTGGAAGGAAAGGAAATCGATTACCGCGATTCTGCTGCTTGGAAAACAGGCGACCTATTATTCTTCGCCTACGAAGAAGGGCAGGGGAAACTTCATCATGTCGGCATTTACTACGGCGATGGCATGATGATCCATTCGCCGACATCCGGCAAAGCCATTGAAATCACCCGTCTCGAAGGCACGGTCTATGACAAGGAATTATGTGCCGTCCGCAGATTTACTCAGGAGGAAACAACATGA